From Brachionichthys hirsutus isolate HB-005 chromosome 2, CSIRO-AGI_Bhir_v1, whole genome shotgun sequence, one genomic window encodes:
- the wfdc2 gene encoding WAP four-disulfide core domain protein 3, with translation MEKHCSTVCALITLSVIVHINIVLPVEAECILIGSLERPGHCPPVPCDVSSEGCVCDADCKEDHKCCVFSGKAVCVPPDFSKPGECPDRSSNIGLCAELCSNDSKCPGEEKCCFNGCGHDCLSPHSKKVPGLNPICAEVACSPRA, from the exons ATGGAGAAACACTGCTCTACTGTCTGTGCACTGATCACACTCAGCGTAATTGTGCACATCAACATAGTTTTACCTGTGGAAGCTGAATGTATTTTAATAG GTAGTCTAGAAAGACCAGGCCACTGCCCACCTGTCCCGTGCGATGTCTCATCTGAGGGCTGCGTCTGCGATGCAGACTGTAAAGAAGACCACAAGTGCTGTGTCTTTAGCGGCAAAGCTGTCTGCGTCCCTCCTGATTTCT CAAAGCCAGGAGAGTGTCCTGACAGGAGCTCGAACATAGGGCTTTGCGCTGAACTTTGCTCTAACGACAGCAAATGCCCCGGTGAGGAGAAGTGCTGCTTCAATGGATGTGGACATGACTGT ctgtcgcctcacagcaagaaggtaccgggtttgaatcctatctgtgcagaggttgcatgctctccccgtgcctga
- the pigt gene encoding GPI transamidase component PIG-T encodes MAARRCSFSTVFLILLSFSVVNVAHSQETTPINANNVAAAHNSGKDTEGAAAAEETEARRAALHKEGASARGAGAAPLAPQAKDDFQEELVIRPLHSGDIYASFHFRTLWESDFMTRNKVSHYRLFPKSLGQVISKFSVRELHISFTQGYWRTMQWGQPYQPSPPGAELWVWFQDSVTDVDGAWKELTNALSGIFCASLNFIDSTNTVQPSASFKPLGVVNVTDHRFLRYATLPREIVCTENLTPWKKLLPCGSKAGLAVLLKSEKLFHSSFHSQAVHIRPTCQDQECKTPSWELRQTLNVVFDMYTSAQGKREWSLFKMFSRTLTEACPLASSSKIYVDVISNAEGEQIEVSPATPLLSQNVVLGDRRTFSVYDLTQQVTFGTLRSLNLLIRWKSNEGDMLRPLLHAERYVAGYGLHTGEIHTLMFNNHPYRSFPVLLLEMVPWYLRLYIHTLTVTSKAKDNKPSYIHYQPSKDRLRPHLLEMLIQLPPNSVTEVTVQFERALLKWTEYPADASHGFYVGSSVISSLVPSVVAMNTNITEERPLFSNFFPCREESSYFVRVYTEPLLVNLPTPDFSMPYNVICLTCTVVAVGYGSLYNLLTRSFQVEEPSQGLAKRIANVIRKMRGVPPL; translated from the exons ATGGCAGCTCGCAGGTGTAGCTTTTCAACTGTGTTTCTTATTCTTTTGAGTTTTTCAGTAGTTAATGTCGCACACAGTCAAGAAACGACGCCAATTAACGCTAACAATGTCGCAGCGGCTCATAATTCAGGCAAAGATACCGAAGGAGCCGCAGCAGCGGAAGAAACGGAGGCTCGACGAGCGGCTCTCCACAAGGAGGGCGCCTCAGCCCGGGGAGCCGGGGCAGCCCCACTAGCACCACAGGCTAAAGACGACTTTCAGGAGGAGTTGGTCATCAGACCGCTGCACTCAGGAGATATCTATGCAAGCTTTCATTTCCGCACTCTGTGGGAAAGCGACTTCATGACCAGAAACAAAG TTTCCCACTACCGGCTCTTTCCCAAGTCTCTGGGCCAGGTCATCTCCAAGTTCTCGGTGCGAGAGCTGCACATCTCCTTCACCCAGGGCTACTGGAGGACCATGCAGTGGGGGCAGCCGTATCAGCCATCCCCACCTGGGGCGGAACTGTGGGTCTGGTTCCAGGACTCTGTGACGGA TGTGGACGGCGCATGGAAGGAGCTGACCAATGCGTTATCAGGGATCTTCTGTGCTTCGCTGAACTTCATTGACTCCACCAACACGGTGCAGCCCAGCGCATCGTTCAAACCACTGGGGGTCGTCAACG TCACGGACCACCGCTTCCTCCGCTATGCCACTCTCCCACGGGAGATTGTTTGCACTGAGAATCTGACACCCTGGAAGAAACTCCTGCCATGTGGGTCCAAG GCTGGTCTTGCTGTCTTGCTGAAGTCAGAGAAACTCTTCCACAGCAGTTTTCATTCCCAGGCAGTTCACATCAGACCCACGTGTCAGGACCAAGAATGCAAAACTCCATCTTGGGAGCTGAGGCAGACGCTGAACGTGGTCTTTGATATGTACACCTCTGCACAAGGAAAGCGCG AGTGGTCTCTGTTTAAGATGTTTTCCCGGACCCTCACAGAAGCTTGTCCTCTGGCCTCCTCCAGTAAAATCTATGTCGACGTCATCAGCAACGCTGAG gggGAGCAGATTGAGGTGAGCCCGGCCACTCCTCTGCTGAGTCAGAATGTGGTGCTCGGAGACCGAAGAACCTTTTCCGTCTACGATCTGACCCAACAGGTCACCTTCGGCACCTTGCGCTCCCTCAACCTGCTGATCCGCTGGAAGTCCAACGAAG GTGACATGCTGCGGCCCCTGCTCCACGCTGAGCGTTATGTGGCTGGCTATGGGCTGCACACCGGAGAGATCCACACACTGATGTTCAACAACCACCCCTACAGGTCGTtcccggtgctgctgctggaaatggTGCCTTGGTATCTTCGTCTCTACATTCACACCCTCACCGTCACCAGCAAAGCAAAGGACAACAAGCCCA GCTATATCCACTACCAGCCATCTAAGGACCGCCTGAGGCCCCATCTGCTGGAAATGCTGATCCAGCTGCCTCCAAACTCCGTCACAGAGGTCACCGTTCAGTTTGAGAGGGCTCTGCTCAAGTGGACCGAATACCCCGCTGACGCCAGCCATGGCTTCTATGTCGG ATCCTCAGTGATCAGCTCTCTCGTGCCGAGTGTAGTCGCCATGAATACAAACATCACGGAGGAACGCCCGCTTTTCAGCAACTT TTTCCCCTGTAGAGAGGAGTCCAGCTACTTTGTGCGCGTCTACACGGAGCCTCTACTGGTAAACCTGCCTACTCCAGATTTCAGCATGCCTTATAACGTCATCTGCTTGACCTGCACTGTGGTGGCAGTGGGATACGGCTCCCTCTATAACCTGCTCACCCGGAGTTTCCAGGTAGAGGAGCCCAGCCAAGGGTTGGCCAAAAGGATAGCCAACGTCATCCGAAAGATGAGGGGAGTACCGCCGCTGTGA